Proteins found in one Leishmania donovani BPK282A1 complete genome, chromosome 13 genomic segment:
- a CDS encoding flagellar radial spoke protein, putative — protein MASTALSAAELEAQFANAKAYLMRADKDGVSAYDQLTRLMELLLEENPENVAGDPSKLHEILSFIQTHSFACGESTSACYEATQVPAEELRRFEDNKKLFDLPAPEVRTVIEQPDPYTTITTTTVVPLKAPSFESVAAQNKYWTAAGCGLADEEAFLLDRSITNLAMEKNLQDIKFFGKIFGTHSDYFVLRTRRYLEAGETVYVETNTMGKPPRKKGMVPVQAEPGYVGVNRYTFWVTASPSDKWEKLPDVTPQQINAARETKRFFTGDLSASVAATFPWGEAAYLRAQLARITSSTTIAPQGALEEPEPEQETEEDEDEDAEDGAQRKPKEAKYKPLVVPSPDYGEEEVDVAQLTIDRWVHAEGYIYKNGRQTKVPEKPEPEEGEGEEEAEPEPAEPEADAQGEEEEEEGEPEEDEEVELFAPIQNDHLYGVVDIPQPPPAINDEDEEEEEEPEEEPEEEGEEERGEPDNTPLKPLRDDDVPDDDPTKMKIACWTMRVENNVSKAHRMAVVQSLRWPGATAYAAEGGKRWSCVYFGNGMKKTDAAFTPPPAPPVQSECADITEVEDPTATVEKLVRRGEEIPEADSEAEPDELEEEEDS, from the coding sequence ATGGCCTCAACAGCGCTTTCtgctgcggagctggaggcgcagtTCGCCAACGCCAAGGCATACCTCATGCGGGCGGACAAGGATGGCGTGAGCGCCTATGACCAGCTCACACGCCTCATGGAGCTTCTTCTTGAGGAGAACCCTGAGAACGTTGCAGGCGATCCTTCAAAGCTGCACGAGATCTTAAGCTTCATCCAGACGCACAGCTTCGCGTGCGGCGAGAGTACCTCTGCGTGCTATGAGGCTACACAGGTGCCTGCCGAGGAGCTCCGGCGCTTCGAGGACAACAAGAAGCTCTTTGATCTCCCAGCCCCGGAGGTGCGCACCGTCATCGAGCAGCCTGATCCGTACACGACCattaccaccaccaccgtggTGCCGCTGAAGGCGCCGTCCTTCGAATCTGTTGCGGCTCAAAACAAGTACTGGACGGCCGCGGGCTGCGgcctcgccgacgaggaAGCATTCCTACTTGACCGCTCCATCACCAACCTCGCCATGGAGAAGAACCTGCAGGACATCAAGTTCTTTGGTAAGATTTTTGGCACACATAGCGACTACTTTGTTCTCCGCACGCGGCGCTACCTCGAGGCGGGCGAAACCGTATACGTGGAAACCAACACGATGGGAAAGCCGCCGCGAAAGAAAGGCATGGTGCCCGTGCAGGCTGAGCCAGGGTACGTCGGGGTGAATCGCTACACGTTCTGGGTAACCGCATCGCCCTCCGACAAGTGGGAGAAGCTGCCGGATGTAACGCCGCAGCAGATCAACGCGGCCCGCGAAACGAAACGCTTTTTTACTGGAGATTTGTCAGCGTCTGTTGCGGCAACGTTTCCATGGGGAGAGGCCGCGTACCTGCGAGCACAGCTGGCGCGCAtcaccagcagcacaacCATTGCTCCCCAAGGCGCGCTGGAAGAGCCAGAGCCGGAACAGGAAActgaagaggacgaggatgagGACGCAGAGGATGGCGCGCAGCGGAAGCCGAAGGAGGCCAAGTACAAACCGCTGGTAGTCCCCTCGCCAGATTacggcgaggaagaggtggatgtggcgcagctgacgaTAGACCGCTGGGTACACGCGGAGGGGTACATTTACAAGAACGGTCGACAAACAAAGGTGCCGGAGAAGCCTGAgccagaggagggggagggggaggaggaggccgaaCCTGAGCCGGCCGAACCCGAGGCCGATGCTCagggcgaagaggaggaggaggagggggagccgGAGGAGGATGAAGAAGTGGAGCTCTTTGCTCCTATCCAGAACGACCACCTCTACGGCGTCGTCGACAtcccgcagccgccgccagccataaacgacgaggacgaagaggaggaggaggagcccgaggaggagcccgaggaggagggcgaggaggagcgcgggGAGCCGGATAACACGCCACTGAAGCCTTTGCGCGACGATGACGTCCCAGATGACGACCCGACAAAGATGAAGATTGCATGCTGGACGATGCGCGTGGAGAACAATGTTAGCAAGGCTCACCgcatggcggtggtgcaaTCCCTTCGCTGGCCCGGCGCCACTGCATACGCGGCTGAGGGCGGCAAGCGCTGGTCTTGCGTGTACTTTGGCAACGGCATGAAGAAGACGGATGCGGCCTTCACACCACCGCCCGCTCCCCCCGTGCAATCAGAGTGCGCCGACATCACAGAGGTGGAAGATCCAACCGCCACTGTGGAGAAGCTCGTTCGGCGCGGCGAGGAAATCCCGGAAgccgacagcgaggcggagccgGATGAgctggaggaagaggaggacagcTAA
- a CDS encoding mitogen-activated protein kinase kinase 2, whose amino-acid sequence MLVTMENYQIIESIGEGSFGKVYKARIKGTGQIVAMKFIVKKGKNEKELKNLRSEIEILTKLNHPHIIMLFDSFETDSDFVVVMEYAQGELYDILEDEKQLPAKEVQKIAKQLIQALNYLHSNRIIHRDMKPQNILIGQNGAVKLADFGFARSMSYNTIVLTSIKGTPLYMAPELVQERAYDNRVDLWSLGCILYELYYGKPPFYTNNLFALIKKIVCEPVKYDSKANDPISPEFKSFLSGLLTKSASSRLNWPELLNHPFVQLTKSDASWQDAIMQHDSRMKARMDRLGCLRLHGNAGRAAPKRKSTQSDDIFNLKTVQKLTSGCEFDVCATLTQLVRMARASNGDVTKSTALLGVFDSGVLEAALTLLNEKQSVKVVGLVLQFVQELVFPEHGDLLAFPSQRPKRDGLAVLEEKHSRQQEDLFIRQQVALKLMKKPHTALDFIISEISSGGDSLAETCVKIMFQCFRWENSFGPMVTQLRTFPEMWAAILKSVNHHSVSRGETSHEYAALVFHTVSIVIPHVKLASPQRINREEVLELVTQGLSAVCYYEAGMVDAHRNKTPPLVYAAAAALLIAFAHRELKDIVSFKVNGALLDGIYSIVDAVTDAPSRPVTPRALGSSYGYPDYGLLDGVAHMLSLVFSDSDSLVYAKLPGRSEHRFLESDTKSLALLVMTLLRDSDPRMELSPNGVQTLLRAAQQIFQQEKEQALSMSLLMEPIAPYSGESGSLCWLSVICRTMKTDYFRQLFYWPACRGGGATGVSAHVTIVSQILSDSLRPVSSSSNPTPVEDKLLGDVSRVLYKEKVIELLVHAMDYSEGVFLGSPFAIIAKLCANSADSIKAFVDCGGVDAARIRRILDPDKAGTGLMSDGLVVLSQMARMSAEFYEPIHRSNLYDCLAALLQHSEKDLRGKTCTLIGNLCKHSDFFFEPLEKNHIVERLVKCCSDSDAQTQKLAAFAIGNAAFHSGYLYNLLSPAIPSLVGLLACGDAKTRQNAAGALSNFVRNGDQLVSSLAESSVVESLLKMLRDDDTPSSKKVAVLTINSFCAYDVFRRKFIALNLREDIRKLQQDPNARADPSIQKYVGNLVDRLG is encoded by the coding sequence ATGCTTGTGACGATGGAGAACTACCAAATAATCGAGTCCATCGGAGAGGGCTCCTTTGGCAAAGTGTACAAAGCCCGTATCAAGGGCACGGGCCAAATAGTAGCAATGAAATTCATTGTCAAGAAAGGCAAAAACGAGAAGGAGCTGAAAAATCTGAGGAGCGAGATCGAGATTTTGACGAAGCTGAATCATCCGCATATTATCATGCTCTTTGACTCATTTGAGACGGATTCCGACTTTGTAGTGGTGATGGAGTATGCACAGGGTGAGCTATATGACATCCTGGAAGATGAAAAGCAGCTGCCGGCGAAGGAGGTGCAGAAGATTGCAAAGCAACTCATCCAGGCACTGAATTACCTTCACTCTAATCGAATCATTCACCGTGATATGAAGCCGCAGAACATCTTAATTGGACAGAACGGTGCTGTAAAACTGGCAGATTTCGGCTTTGCGCGCTCTATGAGCTACAACACAATCGTACTAACGAGCATCAAGGGTACACCGCTCTACATGGCTCCGGAGCTGGTGCAAGAGCGCGCGTACGACAACCGAGTTGACCTGTGGTCGCTAGGCTGCATATTGTATGAATTGTACTACGGCAAACCGCCTTTCTACACGAACAACCTTTTTGCTTTGATCAAGAAGATCGTTTGTGAGCCAGTCAAGTACGATTCCAAGGCCAATGATCCGATTAGCCCCGAGTTCAAGAGCTTTCTTAGCGGCCTCTTGACCAAGTCTGCGTCCTCGCGGCTCAATTGGCCTGAACTGCTGAACCACCCATTTGTGCAGCTGACGAAGAGTGACGCGTCGTGGCAGGATGCTATTATGCAGCACGATTCGAGGATGAAGGCCCGAATGGATAGACTAGGGTGTCTTCGACTTCATGGAAACGCTGGTCGTGCGGCCCCAAAGCGCAAGTCTACCCAAAGCGATGACATTTTCAACCTGAAGACAGTGCAGAAGCTCACGAGCGGTTGCGAGTTCGACGTCTGCGCCACACTCACCCAGCTGGTGCGGATGGCTAGGGCGTCCAATGGGGATGTAACAAAAAGCACTGCTCTTCTTGGAGTGTTCGACTCCGGGGTCCTGGAGGCCGCGTTGACGCTGCTCAACGAGAAGCAGTCGGTGAAAGTTGTCGGTTTAGTGCTGCAGTTCGTGCAAGAGCTGGTATTTCCGGAACATGGTGATTTGCTTGCCTTTCCCTCCCAGCGTCCGAAACGCGACGGGTTGGCGGTGTTAGAGGAAAAACACTCACGTCAGCAGGAGGATCTGTTTATTCGACAGCAGGTTGCTCTGAAGCTGATGAAGAAGCCTCACACGGCGCTTGATTTCATCATTAGCGAAAtaagcagcggcggcgattCTCTTGCCGAAACGTGTGTGAAGATCATGTTCCAGTGTTTCCGCTGGGAGAACAGCTTTGGACCGATGGTGACACAGCTGCGGACTTTTCCGGAAATGTGGGCGGCCATCCTCAAATCTGTCAACCATCACAGTGTCTCAAGGGGCGAGACGTCGCACGAGTATGCGGCTCTTGTTTTTCACACGGTGTCTATCGTCATTCCGCACGTCAAGCTGGCATCCCCGCAGCGGATAAATCgtgaggaggtgctggagctcGTGACGCAAGGTCTCTCCGCTGTTTGCTATTACGAGGCCGGCATGGTAGACGCGCATCGGAATAAAACCCCCCCGCTGGTCtatgcagcggcagcggcactcCTCATCGCCTTCGCTCATCGAGAGCTGAAGGATATTGTCTCGTTTAAGGTGAATGGTGCGCTGCTAGACGGGATTTACTCCATCGTCGATGCCGTGACAGACGCACCGAGTCGACCTGTAACGCCGCGGGCGCTGGGAAGTAGCTATGGGTATCCTGACTACGGCTTGCTAGATGGCGTCGCCCATATGCTGTCGCTGGTTTTCTCAGACTCAGACTCGCTCGTCTACGCCAAGCTGCCTGGTAGATCAGAGCACCGCTTTTTGGAGAGTGACACCAAAAGCCTGGCACTGTTGGTCATGACACTTCTGCGTGACAGCGATCCAAGGATGGAATTGTCACCCAACGGTGTCCAGACGCTGTtgcgagcggcgcagcagataTTTcagcaggagaaggagcaAGCTCTGTCGATGAGTTTGCTGATGGAGCCGATAGCCCCCTACTCAGGGGAGTCAGGGAGCCTATGCTGGCTCTCAGTCATCTGCCGCACAATGAAAACCGATTACTTCCGTCAGCTTTTTTACTGGCCGGCgtgtcgcggcggtggcgcgacCGGCGTCAGCGCGCACGTGACAATTGTGTCTCAGATTTTATCTGACTCACTGCGTCCCGTGAGCTCGTCCTCAAATCCAACGCCTGTGGAGGACAAGCTGCTAGGCGACGTCAGCCGCGTTCTGTACAAGGAGAAAGTTATCGAGCTGCTTGTGCACGCTATGGACTACTCTGAGGGGGTTTTTCTCGGGAGCCCGTTCGCCATCATCGCGAAGCTGTGCGCCAACTCCGCAGACTCCATCAAGGCCTTCGTAGACTGTGGCGGTGTAGACGCCGCTCGAATCAGGCGTATTCTCGACCCAGACAAAGCAGGCACAGGGCTGATGTCGGACGGATTGGTGGTGCTTTCGCAAATGGCACGCATGTCTGCAGAGTTTTATGAGCCCATTCATAGATCCAACCTGTATGATTGCTTGgctgcgctcctccagcactCAGAAAAAGATTTACGCGGCAAGACATGCACGCTTATTGGGAATTTGTGTAAGCACTCCGACTTCTTCTTTGAGCCACTTGAGAAGAACCACATTGTAGAGCGGCTGGTGaagtgctgcagcgacagcgacgcacagacacagaagTTGGCAGCGTTTGCCATTGGCAATGCTGCGTTTCATAGTGGCTATCTGTACAATTTGCTGAGCCCAGCCATTCCCTCGCTGGTGGGTCTTCTGGCGTGTGGGGACGCAAAGACGCGTCAAAACGCTGCCGGGGCGCTGAGCAACTTTGTTCGAAACGGAGACCAGCTCGTGAGCTCCTTGGCAGAGTCCAGCGTCGTTGAATCTCTGCTGAAGATGTTGCGTGACGACGACACACCGTCATCAAAAAAGGTCGCAGTGCTCACTATCAACTCGTTTTGTGCATACGATGTATTCCGTCGCAAGTTTATTGCGCTGAACTTGCGAGAGGATATTcgcaagctgcagcaggaccctaacgcgcgcgcagaccCCTCAATTCAAAAGTACGTTGGCAATCTCGTAGATCGACTTGGTTGA